In one window of Miscanthus floridulus cultivar M001 chromosome 12, ASM1932011v1, whole genome shotgun sequence DNA:
- the LOC136495496 gene encoding uncharacterized mitochondrial protein AtMg00810-like: MGQLHHLLGVSIAYCDDGLFLNQRQYTLDILERSGMTACKPYSTLVDLHSKLSVDGPPVADSTLYRSLAGPLQYQTLTRPDIAYAVQWICLYMHDPREPHFAALM; this comes from the coding sequence ATGGGACAGCTTCATcacttacttggtgtctccatcGCCTACTGTGATGATGGCCTTTTTCTCAATCAGCGGCAGTACACTCTGGACATCTTGGAGCGTAGCGGGATGACTGCTTGCAAGCCCTACAGCACCCTCGTCGACTTGCACTCCAAATTATCTGTTGATGGTCCTCCAGTCGCCGACTCTACTCTATATCGCAGTTTGGCTGGTCCACTACAATATCAGACTTTAACTCGTCCGGATATTGCCTATGCCGTCCAGTGGATATGCCTCTACATGCATGATCCACGTGAGCCTCATTTTGCTGCTCTCATGTGA